One Pseudodesulfovibrio cashew DNA window includes the following coding sequences:
- a CDS encoding amino acid ABC transporter permease, with product MSYQFSIEPIISNWEVFVEGALMTLLLTGLGSAIGIAAGILGAVSRAWKLRVLYPVYTVYVECIRNTPFLVQLYFIFFGLPAMGVKLSGWEASFLAMALNLGAYSTEIIRAGVMSVPRGQLEAAESLALSRWQTFRFVILRPALKNVWPALCSQVIIVMLGSAVCSQVAAQELTYAANLIQSRTFRAFEIYAFSTLMYLLLALAVRKFLHEIGRRYIDGRTA from the coding sequence ATGTCCTATCAATTTTCCATAGAGCCGATCATCAGCAACTGGGAAGTGTTCGTCGAAGGAGCGCTGATGACCCTTCTGCTGACCGGACTCGGGTCGGCGATCGGGATCGCGGCCGGCATCCTGGGCGCGGTCTCCCGGGCCTGGAAGCTGAGGGTGCTGTATCCCGTTTATACGGTATATGTGGAGTGCATCCGAAACACTCCCTTCCTCGTCCAACTCTATTTCATCTTCTTCGGCCTGCCCGCCATGGGTGTGAAGCTGAGCGGTTGGGAGGCCTCTTTCCTGGCCATGGCGCTCAATCTCGGCGCGTATTCCACCGAGATCATCCGCGCAGGGGTCATGTCCGTCCCGAGGGGACAACTGGAAGCGGCCGAATCTCTGGCCCTGAGCAGGTGGCAGACTTTCCGTTTCGTCATTCTCCGGCCCGCCCTGAAAAACGTCTGGCCGGCCCTGTGCAGCCAGGTCATCATCGTCATGCTCGGTTCGGCGGTCTGCTCCCAGGTCGCGGCGCAGGAGCTGACTTATGCGGCCAATCTCATCCAGTCCCGGACCTTCCGGGCATTCGAGATCTACGCATTCAGCACGCTCATGTATCTCTTGCTGGCCTTGGCGGTCCGCAAGTTCCTGCATGAAATAGGACGGCGCTACATCGACGGGAGGACGGCATGA